One genomic segment of Amycolatopsis granulosa includes these proteins:
- a CDS encoding AMP-binding protein: protein MSVYDDRPWLARYAPGQPAGITVEHDSALAMFRASVARDPDGAILRYFGGRITLRELDDLTDAFAAGITGAGFGPGERVAIYVQNVPQFVIAQVGTWKAGGIAVPVNPMNRERELGQVLTDCGATVLVTLHSLWHEVAAKVVPGTAVRTVLTTSESEYRAAPADPVDCPGTVDLAGMLTRFRGVAPPEVTLGPDDIAFLTYTSGTTGPPKGAMSTHRNVVFNAQTYRDWVGIGSGDVILGVAPLFHITGLIAHVAVALLTGAPLVLMHRFDAAETLRTVRAEGATFTIGSITVFIALMNAPGADREALASLTKIYSGGAPIPPSTVTAFQAMFGTYIHNCYGLTETTSPSHAVPFGSVAPVDPASGALSVGVPVYDTVVRVVDDGGHDVPAGEVGELVTSGPQVVAGYWGKPAETEKALPGGRLHTGDVGYMDEQGWFYVVDRKKDQINAGGYKVWPREVEDVLYEHEAVREAAVVGVPDEYRGETVKAFVSLRPGHSVGADELIAFCRARLAAYKYPRQVEFLAELPKTVSGKLLRRALRSG from the coding sequence ATGAGCGTCTACGACGACCGGCCGTGGCTGGCGCGCTACGCGCCGGGGCAGCCGGCGGGGATCACCGTCGAGCACGACAGCGCGCTGGCCATGTTCCGGGCGTCGGTCGCGCGCGATCCCGACGGTGCGATCCTCCGCTACTTCGGCGGCCGGATCACCCTGCGCGAGCTGGACGACCTCACCGACGCGTTCGCCGCCGGGATCACCGGCGCCGGGTTCGGCCCGGGCGAGCGGGTCGCGATCTACGTGCAGAACGTGCCGCAGTTCGTGATCGCCCAGGTCGGCACGTGGAAGGCGGGCGGGATCGCGGTGCCGGTCAACCCGATGAACCGGGAACGCGAACTGGGCCAGGTGCTCACCGACTGCGGCGCGACCGTGCTGGTCACCCTCCACTCGCTGTGGCACGAGGTGGCCGCGAAGGTCGTGCCCGGGACGGCGGTGCGGACGGTCCTGACGACGTCCGAATCGGAGTACCGGGCGGCCCCCGCCGATCCGGTGGACTGCCCGGGCACCGTCGATCTGGCCGGGATGCTCACGCGGTTCCGCGGGGTGGCGCCGCCGGAGGTGACGCTCGGACCGGACGACATCGCGTTCCTCACCTACACGTCCGGGACGACGGGACCGCCGAAGGGCGCGATGTCCACGCACCGCAACGTCGTCTTCAACGCCCAGACCTACCGGGACTGGGTGGGCATCGGCAGCGGCGACGTCATCCTCGGCGTCGCGCCGTTGTTCCACATCACCGGGCTGATCGCGCACGTCGCGGTCGCCCTGCTGACCGGCGCGCCGCTGGTGCTGATGCACCGGTTCGACGCGGCCGAGACCCTGCGCACGGTGCGGGCCGAGGGTGCCACGTTCACCATCGGGTCGATCACGGTGTTCATCGCATTGATGAACGCGCCCGGCGCCGACCGGGAGGCGCTGGCGAGCCTGACGAAGATCTACTCCGGCGGGGCGCCGATCCCGCCCAGCACGGTCACGGCGTTCCAGGCGATGTTCGGCACCTACATCCACAACTGCTACGGCCTGACCGAGACGACCTCGCCGTCCCACGCCGTGCCGTTCGGGTCGGTCGCCCCGGTGGACCCGGCCTCGGGCGCGTTGTCGGTCGGGGTGCCGGTGTACGACACGGTGGTCCGCGTGGTCGACGACGGCGGTCACGACGTGCCGGCCGGCGAGGTGGGCGAGCTGGTGACGTCGGGGCCGCAGGTGGTGGCCGGGTACTGGGGAAAGCCGGCGGAGACGGAGAAAGCTCTTCCCGGCGGCCGGTTGCACACCGGTGACGTCGGGTACATGGACGAGCAGGGCTGGTTCTACGTGGTGGACCGCAAGAAGGACCAGATCAACGCGGGCGGGTACAAGGTGTGGCCCCGTGAGGTCGAGGACGTGCTGTACGAACACGAGGCCGTGCGGGAAGCCGCGGTGGTCGGCGTGCCCGACGAGTACCGCGGCGAAACGGTGAAGGCGTTCGTCAGCCTGCGGCCCGGACATTCGGTGGGGGCCGACGAGCTGATCGCGTTCTGCCGCGCCCGGCTGGCGGCCTACAAGTATCCGCGGCAGGTGGAGTTCCTGGCGGAGCTGCCGAAGACGGTGTCGGGCAAGCTGCTGCGCCGCGCACTGCGGAGCGGGTGA